The nucleotide sequence GCACGAAGCCCATGTGCGCGACCGACGAGTAGGCGACCAGGCGCTTCAAATCGGTCTGCCCCAGCGCGACGTAGGACCCGTAGAGCACTCCGGCCACCGCCAGCCCCGCCAGGACGCCCTGAGCCTGGACCAGCGCCTCGGGAAAGAGCGCCATGTTGAAGCGAATCAGGCCGTAGCCGCCCATCTTGAGGAGCACGCCCGCCAGCAGGATTGAACCGGCGGTCGGCGCCTGGGTGTGGGCGTGGGGCAGCCAGGTGTGCAGCGGAAAGGCGGGCAGCTTGACCAGAAAGGCGAGCGCAAAGCCCCAGAAGAGCCAGGGGGCGGCGGCGCGAAGGTCCAAGGTGCGCTCGAGCAGGACCCGGTAGTCGAAGGACACCGGGCCGCTCCCCGCCGCGAGCCAGCCCGTCACCAGGATCGCCACGAACAAAAAGACCGAGCCGAAGAGCGAGTAGAGCAAGAACTTTATCGCCGCGTAGCGACGCTCGCCGTAGCCCCAGACGCCGATGATGAAGAACATGGGGATGAGGACCACCTCGAAGGCGACGAAAAAGACGATCAGGTCGAGCGCGGCGAAAACAGCGGTCAAGGCGCTCTGCAGGACGAGGAAGAGGGCGAAGAAAAGCCTGTCCTTCACCCCCCAGTCGGTCAGCAAGGCGACCAGCGTCAGGAGCGCCGTTAAAAAGATGAAGGGCAGGCTGAGCCCGTCCAGGGCGACGATGTAGTCAATCCCCAGCGCGGGTAGCCAGGCGTAGTGCTCGAGGTATTGAAACCCCCCCGCCGTGAGGTCGTAGCCGAGCCACAGCCCCAGGCTCAAGAGGGTCGTCAAGCCTGCTACGGCAGCCGCCAAGCGCTTGCTCAACCAAGCCTCGTCGTCGTTCAAGAGGGCGATGGCGAGGGTCGCCAGGAGCGGCAGGGCGATGAGCGCGCTGATCACGGCCGCGCCCCCAGGCTGACGGCGATGACGAGAATCAGGGCGCCCAGGGCCAGGGTCCAGGCGTAGTGATCCACCCGGCCGGTCTGGAGGCGGCGCAGAACGTTCCCGAGGCGCAAG is from Deinococcota bacterium and encodes:
- a CDS encoding NADH-quinone oxidoreductase subunit M translates to MISALIALPLLATLAIALLNDDEAWLSKRLAAAVAGLTTLLSLGLWLGYDLTAGGFQYLEHYAWLPALGIDYIVALDGLSLPFIFLTALLTLVALLTDWGVKDRLFFALFLVLQSALTAVFAALDLIVFFVAFEVVLIPMFFIIGVWGYGERRYAAIKFLLYSLFGSVFLFVAILVTGWLAAGSGPVSFDYRVLLERTLDLRAAAPWLFWGFALAFLVKLPAFPLHTWLPHAHTQAPTAGSILLAGVLLKMGGYGLIRFNMALFPEALVQAQGVLAGLAVAGVLYGSYVALGQTDLKRLVAYSSVAHMGFVLLGIASATPLGVHGAVYQMVAHGVITGLMFGLVGMLSHRTHTRAIAAMKGVYAAMPVLGGLLWFSLLAGAGMPGLAGFVGEFQALLGAFQNPVTTLSAVLSVFGILITGGVMVWTIQRVLQGEPTEEMKERFELRDLSGLELAAVAPLVFLAILWGLWPPSLTPYIDSAVQPILAAFEAATRVAGR